Proteins encoded by one window of Streptomyces sp. ALI-76-A:
- a CDS encoding aromatic amino acid ammonia-lyase, producing MSSQIVDPPRTAGSALVVLDGVALGVADVVRLAEGAARPVLRGEGMRRVEESWDAARRIAATGRVYGRSTGVGANRNEDVPTDAAAEHGLRLLRSHAGAIGEELPARQVRAMLAVRANQLLAGGAGLRPTVVTALCEALESGTYPVVNEFGSVGTGDIAALAQAGLALAGEHPWRGAGAPEAQPLDNNDALAFISSNALTLGQSALALHELRGLLEATQVVGALSLLAVDGSHEAYAAPVHAARPHRGSSEVARRMRELIGAADRPTPPLGRIQDPYGFRCLPQIHGPAHDAADALDGVLTIEINAAAENPLICPEDLAAYHHGGFYQAQLALALDHFRLALTQVARLSTSRLSTLNEPAFTRLRPFLADPEPASSGVMILEYAAGAALGDLRAFSAPASLGHAVLSRGVEEQASFASLAARQTLRACDAYRLVVGCELVAAVRALRQRGLRPDPELGVGRALDLAESVLDEDPADRPLTHDVTAAAALLDRFTDIWRGSGA from the coding sequence ATGTCGTCTCAGATCGTGGACCCACCGCGGACTGCGGGTTCTGCCCTCGTGGTCCTCGACGGGGTCGCTCTCGGCGTCGCCGACGTCGTACGCCTCGCCGAAGGGGCCGCGCGGCCGGTCCTCAGGGGCGAGGGGATGCGGCGCGTCGAGGAGTCCTGGGACGCCGCCCGCCGGATCGCCGCGACCGGCCGCGTCTACGGCCGCTCCACCGGCGTGGGCGCCAACCGGAACGAGGACGTGCCCACCGACGCGGCCGCCGAGCACGGCCTGCGGCTGCTGCGCAGCCACGCCGGGGCCATCGGTGAGGAACTGCCCGCCCGGCAGGTGCGCGCGATGCTCGCGGTCCGCGCCAACCAGCTGCTGGCGGGCGGCGCCGGCCTGCGGCCCACCGTCGTCACGGCGCTGTGCGAGGCGCTGGAGAGCGGAACGTACCCCGTCGTCAACGAGTTCGGGTCCGTCGGCACCGGCGACATCGCCGCCCTCGCCCAGGCCGGTCTCGCACTGGCCGGCGAGCACCCCTGGCGGGGGGCGGGCGCCCCCGAGGCCCAGCCGCTCGACAACAACGACGCCCTCGCCTTCATCAGCAGCAACGCCCTCACCCTCGGCCAGTCCGCGCTCGCCCTGCACGAACTGCGCGGACTCCTGGAGGCCACCCAGGTCGTCGGCGCCCTCTCCCTGCTCGCCGTCGACGGCTCGCACGAGGCCTACGCCGCCCCCGTGCACGCCGCCCGCCCGCACCGCGGCTCCAGCGAGGTCGCCCGCCGCATGCGGGAGCTGATCGGCGCCGCCGACCGGCCCACCCCGCCGCTCGGCCGGATCCAGGACCCGTACGGCTTCCGCTGCCTGCCCCAGATCCACGGTCCGGCGCACGACGCGGCCGACGCGCTGGACGGCGTGCTCACGATCGAGATCAACGCCGCCGCCGAGAACCCGCTGATCTGCCCCGAGGATCTGGCCGCCTACCACCACGGCGGCTTCTACCAGGCGCAGCTCGCCCTCGCGCTGGACCACTTCCGGCTGGCCCTGACGCAGGTGGCCCGCCTGTCGACGTCCCGCCTGTCCACCCTGAACGAACCCGCGTTCACCAGGCTGCGGCCCTTCCTCGCCGACCCCGAGCCCGCCTCCTCCGGCGTGATGATCCTGGAGTACGCCGCCGGGGCAGCCCTCGGCGACCTGCGGGCCTTCTCCGCGCCCGCCTCCCTCGGTCACGCTGTACTCTCCCGGGGCGTCGAGGAACAGGCCAGCTTCGCCTCGCTCGCCGCCCGCCAGACACTGCGCGCGTGCGACGCGTACCGTCTCGTCGTCGGCTGCGAACTCGTCGCCGCCGTCCGGGCGTTGCGCCAGCGCGGCCTGCGGCCCGACCCGGAGCTCGGGGTGGGCCGCGCGCTGGACCTCGCCGAGTCGGTGCTCGACGAGGACCCGGCCGACCGGCCGCTCACGCACGACGTGACGGCGGCGGCCGCACTGCTCGACCGGTTCACGGACATCTGGAGGGGGAGCGGGGCATGA
- a CDS encoding DUF4287 domain-containing protein — translation MSHVLSEETHRNMLARIPHCTGREVSDWLRTVDEGPALFRFEEKVSWLRHEHNLAYGHAKAIIHEYDLRRAARKFA, via the coding sequence ATGTCCCACGTCCTCTCCGAGGAGACCCACCGCAACATGCTCGCCCGCATCCCCCACTGCACCGGTCGTGAAGTGTCCGACTGGCTGCGCACCGTCGACGAAGGCCCGGCTCTCTTCCGCTTCGAGGAGAAGGTCAGCTGGCTCCGCCACGAACACAACCTCGCGTACGGCCACGCGAAGGCGATCATCCACGAGTACGACCTGAGGAGGGCCGCGCGCAAATTCGCCTAG
- a CDS encoding 4-hydroxybenzoate 3-monooxygenase: MRTTVGIIGAGPAGLLLARLLHDAGVDSVVLESRDRAYVEHRQRAGILEQGTVDVLREAGAGERMDREGLRHDGIELRFAKQRHRVDFPALTGGRSVMVYAQTEVCKDLIALQLAEGGPLLFEAEALGVEDADTDRPRVRFRHEGREDVLECDYVVGCDGFWGVARKAVPAALSRTFERTYPFGWLGILADVPPSHDELVYARHDRGFALLSMRSPAVSRLYLQVPEGTDAGSWSDDAIWAELERRFETADGWRLERGPVTQKSVTPMRSYVHEPMRYGRLFLAGDAAHIVPPTGAKGLNLAVGDVVTFARALAYEREKGSPELLDAYSATCLRRVWQAERFSYDMTSLLHRAPDATPFEDRLQLARLERIASSRAAETDLAEAYTGFPFG, translated from the coding sequence ATGCGCACCACCGTCGGCATCATCGGAGCCGGGCCGGCCGGTCTGCTCCTGGCCCGGCTGCTCCACGACGCGGGCGTCGACTCGGTCGTCCTGGAGAGCCGTGACCGCGCCTATGTCGAGCACCGGCAGCGGGCCGGGATCCTGGAGCAGGGCACGGTCGACGTGCTGCGCGAGGCCGGCGCCGGGGAGCGCATGGACCGGGAGGGCCTGCGTCACGACGGAATCGAACTGAGATTCGCAAAGCAGCGTCACCGCGTCGACTTCCCCGCCCTCACCGGCGGCCGCTCGGTGATGGTCTACGCCCAGACCGAGGTCTGCAAGGACCTCATCGCCCTCCAGCTCGCCGAGGGCGGCCCCCTGCTGTTCGAGGCGGAGGCGCTCGGCGTCGAGGACGCCGACACGGACCGGCCACGCGTCCGCTTCCGGCACGAGGGCCGCGAGGACGTCCTGGAGTGCGACTACGTCGTCGGCTGCGACGGCTTCTGGGGTGTGGCGCGCAAGGCGGTCCCCGCCGCACTGTCCCGCACCTTCGAACGGACGTACCCCTTCGGCTGGCTCGGCATCCTCGCCGACGTCCCGCCCTCGCACGACGAGCTGGTCTACGCCCGCCACGACCGCGGCTTCGCCCTGCTGTCCATGCGCTCCCCGGCCGTCTCCCGCCTCTATCTCCAGGTCCCGGAGGGCACGGACGCCGGGTCCTGGAGCGACGACGCGATCTGGGCGGAGCTGGAGCGCCGCTTCGAGACCGCCGACGGCTGGCGCCTGGAGCGGGGCCCGGTCACCCAGAAGTCGGTCACCCCGATGCGCTCCTACGTCCACGAGCCCATGCGGTACGGCCGCCTCTTCCTGGCCGGGGACGCCGCCCACATCGTGCCGCCCACCGGGGCCAAGGGACTCAACCTGGCCGTCGGGGACGTCGTGACCTTCGCGCGGGCCCTGGCGTACGAGCGGGAGAAGGGCTCGCCGGAACTGCTCGACGCCTACTCGGCGACCTGTCTGCGCCGTGTGTGGCAGGCCGAACGGTTCAGCTACGACATGACGAGCCTCCTGCACCGCGCCCCCGACGCCACTCCCTTCGAGGACCGCCTCCAGCTGGCCCGGCTGGAGCGGATCGCCTCCTCCCGGGCCGCCGAGACCGACCTGGCCGAGGCCTACACCGGGTTCCCGTTCGGCTGA
- a CDS encoding acetyl-CoA C-acetyltransferase, with the protein MPEAVIVSTARSPIGRAFKGSLKDLRPDDLTATIIQAALAKVPELDPRDIDDLMLGCGLPGGEQGNNLGRIVAVQMGMDHLPGCTVTRYCSSSLQTSRMALHAIKAGEGDVFVSAGVEMVSRFVKGNSDSLPDTHNPFFAEAEARTAAVAEQEGTTWHDPREDGLVPDAYIAMGQTAENLARLKGVTRQDMDEFGVRSQNLAEEALKNGFWEREITPVTTPDGTVVAKDDGPRAGVTLDGVQGLKPVFRPDGMVTAANCCPLNDGAAALVIMSDTKARELGLTPLARIVSTGVSGLSPEIMGLGPVDASQQALRRAGLSVDDIDLVEINEAFAAQVIPSYRELGIPLEKLNVNGGAIAVGHPFGMTGARITGTLINSLQFHDKQFGLETMCVGGGQGMAMVIERLS; encoded by the coding sequence ATGCCCGAAGCCGTGATCGTCTCGACCGCCCGCTCCCCCATCGGCCGCGCCTTCAAGGGCTCCCTCAAGGACCTGCGCCCTGACGACCTCACCGCCACGATCATCCAGGCCGCCCTCGCCAAGGTCCCCGAGCTGGACCCGAGGGACATCGACGACCTGATGCTCGGCTGCGGCCTGCCCGGCGGCGAGCAGGGCAACAACCTGGGCCGCATCGTCGCCGTGCAGATGGGCATGGACCACCTCCCCGGCTGCACGGTCACCCGGTACTGCTCCTCGTCCCTCCAGACCAGCCGCATGGCCCTGCACGCCATCAAGGCCGGTGAGGGCGACGTGTTCGTCTCGGCCGGCGTCGAGATGGTCTCGCGCTTCGTCAAGGGCAACTCCGACAGCCTGCCGGACACGCACAACCCCTTCTTCGCGGAGGCCGAGGCCCGCACCGCCGCGGTCGCGGAGCAGGAGGGCACCACCTGGCACGACCCGCGCGAGGACGGCCTGGTGCCGGACGCCTACATCGCGATGGGCCAGACCGCCGAGAACCTGGCCCGCCTGAAGGGCGTCACCCGCCAGGACATGGACGAGTTCGGCGTCCGCTCGCAGAACCTCGCCGAGGAAGCCCTGAAGAACGGCTTCTGGGAGCGCGAGATCACCCCGGTCACCACCCCCGACGGCACGGTGGTCGCCAAGGACGACGGCCCCCGCGCCGGCGTCACCCTGGACGGCGTCCAGGGCCTCAAGCCCGTCTTCCGCCCCGACGGCATGGTCACCGCCGCCAACTGCTGCCCGCTGAACGACGGCGCCGCCGCGCTCGTCATCATGAGCGACACCAAGGCCCGCGAGCTCGGCCTGACCCCGCTCGCCCGCATCGTCTCCACCGGCGTCTCCGGCCTCTCCCCCGAGATCATGGGCCTCGGCCCGGTGGACGCGTCCCAGCAGGCCCTGCGCCGGGCCGGACTGTCCGTCGACGACATCGACCTGGTCGAGATCAACGAGGCGTTCGCCGCCCAGGTGATCCCCTCCTACCGCGAGCTGGGCATCCCGCTGGAGAAGCTGAACGTCAACGGCGGCGCCATCGCGGTCGGCCACCCCTTCGGCATGACCGGCGCCCGCATCACCGGCACGCTCATCAACTCCCTCCAGTTCCATGACAAGCAGTTCGGCCTGGAGACGATGTGCGTCGGCGGCGGCCAGGGCATGGCGATGGTCATCGAGCGCCTGAGCTGA
- a CDS encoding MurR/RpiR family transcriptional regulator produces the protein MSADTRTGAVDVETGAGAGVPDSPAARLQALFEGHRLTPTQRRIAHSMVRRAVDVPFLSSVELAELAGVSQPSVTRFAVALGFDGYPALRRHLREVAPTEQTAASASYNEYQQAVEAEIENLRHLAEVLADPRPVRRAGRLLAASRPLAVLGLRAAASQAYGFAYFAAKVHPDVRLLNEGGTMIHDRIDAAVRAGATTLLCFALPRHPREVVDTLTYAREAGLTVVTVADSAFAPVAKVSDLLLPAAVGTGLAFDTACAPMLLGRVLLEAMCDDLPDAQARLEEFDAKAAARGLFVE, from the coding sequence ATGAGCGCGGACACGAGGACGGGCGCGGTGGACGTGGAGACGGGGGCTGGTGCGGGTGTGCCGGACAGTCCCGCCGCCCGGCTTCAGGCGCTGTTCGAGGGGCACCGGCTGACGCCGACCCAGCGGCGCATCGCCCACAGCATGGTGCGGCGCGCCGTCGACGTGCCGTTCCTTTCCAGCGTGGAACTGGCCGAACTGGCCGGCGTCAGCCAGCCCTCCGTCACCCGCTTCGCGGTCGCCCTCGGCTTCGACGGCTACCCCGCCCTGCGCAGGCACCTGCGCGAGGTCGCGCCCACCGAACAGACGGCGGCCTCGGCGTCCTACAACGAGTACCAGCAGGCCGTCGAGGCCGAGATCGAGAACCTGCGGCATCTCGCGGAGGTGCTGGCCGACCCCCGGCCGGTGCGCAGGGCGGGGCGGCTGCTCGCGGCCTCCCGCCCGCTGGCCGTGCTCGGGCTGCGGGCGGCGGCCTCGCAGGCCTACGGCTTCGCGTACTTCGCCGCCAAGGTCCACCCGGACGTACGGCTGCTCAACGAGGGCGGCACGATGATCCACGACCGGATCGACGCCGCCGTCCGGGCGGGCGCCACCACGCTGCTGTGCTTCGCGCTGCCCCGGCACCCCCGCGAGGTCGTGGACACGCTCACCTACGCCAGGGAGGCGGGGCTGACCGTGGTGACGGTGGCCGACTCCGCCTTCGCGCCGGTCGCCAAGGTGTCCGACCTGCTGCTGCCGGCCGCCGTCGGCACCGGGCTCGCCTTCGACACGGCCTGCGCGCCGATGCTGCTGGGCCGGGTCCTGCTGGAGGCGATGTGCGACGACCTGCCGGACGCGCAGGCCCGGCTGGAGGAGTTCGACGCGAAGGCGGCGGCGCGGGGGCTGTTCGTGGAGTGA
- a CDS encoding SGNH/GDSL hydrolase family protein, translating into MTSMSRARVARRIAAGAAYGGGGIGVAGAAAVGLLLAEVRLARRQVSNGGTAPHVPQAEGRYGHAYTVPDEPPLRLVMLGDSTAAGQGVHRAGQTPGALLASGLAAVAERPVELRNVALTGATSDDLDRQVALTLSDPARVPDICVIMIGANDVTHRMPATRSVRHLSTAVRRLRTAGAEVVVGTCPDLGTIEPVQQPLRWLARRASRQLAAAQTIGAVEQGGRTVSLGDLLGPEFEANPRELFGPDHYHPSAEGYATAAMAVLPTVCAALGLWPAEEDRPDASRREGFLPVARAAAEAASEAGTEVAAAMPSGPKGPWALLKRRRRRRVAVAEPAPAPVTPSP; encoded by the coding sequence ATGACAAGCATGTCGAGGGCGAGGGTGGCCCGGCGGATCGCGGCCGGTGCCGCTTACGGCGGTGGCGGGATCGGTGTGGCCGGCGCGGCGGCCGTGGGCCTGTTGCTGGCGGAGGTGCGGCTGGCGAGGCGACAGGTGAGCAACGGCGGCACGGCACCGCACGTCCCTCAGGCGGAGGGACGGTACGGCCACGCCTACACCGTCCCCGACGAACCGCCCCTGCGTCTGGTGATGCTGGGCGACTCCACGGCCGCGGGCCAGGGCGTCCACCGGGCCGGCCAGACCCCGGGCGCGCTGCTGGCGTCGGGCCTGGCGGCGGTGGCGGAACGCCCGGTGGAACTGCGTAACGTCGCGCTGACCGGGGCCACCTCCGACGACCTCGACCGCCAGGTGGCCCTGACGCTGTCCGACCCGGCCCGGGTGCCCGACATCTGCGTGATCATGATCGGCGCGAACGACGTCACGCACCGGATGCCGGCCACCCGCTCGGTCCGCCATCTGTCGACGGCGGTCCGCCGGCTGCGCACGGCCGGCGCGGAGGTGGTGGTCGGCACCTGCCCCGACCTGGGCACCATCGAGCCGGTGCAGCAGCCGTTGCGCTGGCTGGCCCGCCGGGCCTCCCGGCAGCTGGCGGCCGCCCAGACGATCGGGGCCGTGGAGCAGGGCGGCCGTACGGTGTCGCTGGGCGATCTGCTGGGCCCGGAGTTCGAGGCGAACCCGCGGGAGCTGTTCGGACCCGACCACTACCACCCCTCCGCGGAGGGGTACGCCACGGCGGCCATGGCGGTGCTGCCGACGGTCTGCGCGGCGCTGGGCCTGTGGCCGGCGGAGGAGGACCGCCCGGACGCCTCCCGCCGCGAGGGTTTCCTGCCGGTGGCCCGTGCCGCGGCGGAGGCCGCGTCGGAGGCCGGCACGGAGGTCGCGGCCGCGATGCCGAGCGGACCGAAGGGACCATGGGCACTGCTCAAGCGGCGTCGGCGCCGGCGGGTGGCGGTGGCCGAGCCGGCCCCGGCCCCGGTCACCCCGTCCCCCTGA
- a CDS encoding roadblock/LC7 domain-containing protein, protein MAAEADILEELRRLRARVPQLTGAVAAGSDGLVLAQDTPGVDPRAVAALTTTALDLATQLTDATGQGEVRELLVRGVYGYVATYTAGRTALLTLLAQDRVNVGRLHLEGRRAGARIAELVEAATAPPAKPPAKVPAKPAIPRTRATRASRAKPAEARVPAAEPRTAAPETPAAPTAARTTES, encoded by the coding sequence ATGGCAGCGGAGGCCGACATCCTGGAGGAGCTGCGCCGGCTCAGAGCCCGCGTGCCCCAGCTCACCGGCGCCGTGGCGGCCGGATCCGACGGTCTCGTCCTCGCCCAGGACACCCCCGGCGTCGACCCGCGCGCGGTGGCCGCGCTCACCACCACCGCCCTCGACCTCGCCACGCAGCTCACCGACGCGACCGGCCAGGGCGAGGTCCGCGAGCTGCTCGTCCGCGGGGTGTACGGCTACGTGGCCACGTACACGGCGGGCCGCACCGCCCTGCTGACCCTGCTCGCCCAGGACCGCGTCAACGTCGGCCGCCTGCACCTGGAGGGCCGCCGGGCCGGGGCCCGCATCGCGGAACTGGTCGAGGCAGCCACGGCGCCCCCGGCCAAGCCGCCCGCGAAGGTCCCGGCCAAGCCCGCCATCCCTCGCACCAGAGCCACCCGAGCCTCCCGGGCGAAGCCCGCCGAGGCCCGGGTCCCGGCCGCCGAGCCCCGTACCGCGGCCCCCGAGACGCCCGCCGCACCGACGGCGGCGCGCACCACCGAAAGTTGA
- a CDS encoding diaminopimelate decarboxylase, with translation MGEDTDLTGDVVSDTHERHGSGTGGERAARRDEAVRAAVEQGLLGPGSPLVGLLDVTGIRESAARLRAAFEEVTAPGTPVLHAFAVKATPLVPVLRLLREEGLGAEVASPGELALARAAGLAPARTVLDSPAKTPAELREALALGIAVNADNPQELHRIDAMMRSAPSRSRLGIRVNPQVGGGSIEALSTATATSKFGVALRDEGARAWVVRAYAERPWLSRLHAHTGSQGIPLALMAEGVAETYRLAEEINRRIGRPQIDTIDIGGGLPVNFASDETAPTFAEYARVLKRTVPGLLDGRYGLVTEFGRSLLAEHGTVVARVEYAKSAGGRPVAVTHAGVQVATRTVYAPGAWPLRIAAYDGKGRRKEGPEVVQDVAGPACFAGDLLARGYPLPLLAQGDYAAALDTGAYYFAHHYAYNSLARPGIHGFVRDGAGGVVFATVREAQTVEEIVAESGGAHTDALTILDAPRRR, from the coding sequence ATGGGCGAGGACACCGACCTGACGGGGGACGTGGTGAGCGACACCCACGAGCGGCACGGGAGCGGCACCGGCGGCGAGCGGGCGGCCCGCCGGGACGAGGCGGTCCGCGCGGCCGTGGAGCAGGGACTGCTGGGCCCCGGCTCGCCCCTCGTCGGCCTGCTCGACGTCACCGGCATCCGGGAGTCGGCGGCGCGGCTGCGGGCGGCCTTCGAGGAGGTCACCGCGCCCGGGACGCCCGTGCTGCACGCCTTCGCGGTGAAGGCGACCCCGCTGGTGCCGGTGCTGCGGCTGCTGCGGGAGGAGGGGCTCGGGGCGGAGGTGGCGAGCCCGGGCGAGCTGGCGCTGGCGCGGGCGGCGGGGCTGGCGCCGGCCCGGACGGTCCTGGACTCGCCCGCCAAGACACCGGCCGAGCTGCGGGAGGCGCTGGCGCTCGGGATCGCGGTCAACGCCGACAACCCTCAGGAACTGCACCGCATCGACGCGATGATGCGGTCGGCGCCCAGCCGCTCCCGCCTCGGGATCCGGGTGAACCCGCAGGTCGGCGGTGGTTCCATCGAGGCCCTGTCCACCGCCACGGCGACCTCGAAGTTCGGGGTGGCGCTGCGGGACGAAGGGGCGCGCGCATGGGTGGTGCGGGCGTACGCCGAGCGCCCCTGGCTCTCCCGGCTGCACGCGCACACCGGGTCGCAGGGCATCCCGCTGGCGCTGATGGCCGAGGGCGTGGCGGAGACGTACCGGCTCGCGGAGGAGATCAACCGGCGGATCGGGCGGCCGCAGATCGACACCATCGACATCGGCGGCGGGCTGCCGGTGAACTTCGCGTCGGACGAGACGGCTCCGACGTTCGCGGAGTACGCGCGGGTGCTGAAGCGGACGGTGCCGGGGCTGCTCGACGGGCGCTACGGGCTGGTGACCGAGTTCGGGCGGTCGCTGCTGGCCGAGCACGGGACGGTGGTGGCCCGGGTGGAGTACGCGAAGAGCGCGGGCGGGCGGCCGGTGGCGGTGACGCACGCGGGGGTGCAGGTGGCGACGCGGACGGTGTACGCGCCGGGGGCGTGGCCGTTGCGGATCGCCGCGTACGACGGCAAGGGGCGGCGGAAGGAGGGGCCCGAGGTGGTGCAGGACGTCGCCGGTCCGGCGTGCTTCGCGGGCGACCTGCTGGCCCGGGGGTATCCGCTGCCGCTGCTGGCGCAGGGCGACTACGCGGCGGCGCTGGACACGGGCGCGTACTACTTCGCCCACCACTACGCGTACAACTCCCTGGCGCGGCCCGGGATCCACGGCTTCGTCCGGGACGGGGCCGGGGGCGTGGTCTTCGCGACCGTGCGTGAGGCGCAGACCGTCGAGGAGATCGTGGCGGAGTCCGGAGGGGCGCACACCGACGCGCTCACCATCCTCGACGCACCCCGGCGCCGTTGA
- a CDS encoding Bax inhibitor-1/YccA family protein — MRSSNPVFSRRGFSRDNGYAGFNTAPQAGGAAVGTQGNPYAQPQAGNPYAQNPYAQQNLQQGAPPQAPVTAGRMTIDDVILRTGTTLGVLIVTATLAWALLPIDDANISRSYGIGIGAALIGMVLALVQSFKRKASPALILTYAAFEGVFLGVLSNIVDNRIADGAAMQAVIGTMAVFAGVLVAYKAGWIRVNRRFYGFVMAAALGFVLLMMVNLLFAVFGGGDGLGFRSGPLGIVFGVIGILLGACFLALDFKQVEDGIAYGAPREEAWLAAFGLTLTLVWIYMEFLRIIAILNSSD; from the coding sequence ATGAGGAGCAGCAACCCGGTCTTCTCGCGACGGGGGTTCAGCCGCGACAACGGCTACGCGGGCTTCAACACCGCGCCGCAGGCCGGGGGCGCGGCTGTGGGCACGCAGGGCAACCCGTACGCGCAGCCGCAGGCCGGCAACCCGTACGCGCAGAACCCCTACGCGCAGCAGAACCTTCAGCAGGGCGCGCCGCCGCAGGCACCCGTCACCGCCGGTCGCATGACCATCGACGACGTCATCCTGCGCACCGGCACCACGCTCGGCGTCCTGATCGTCACGGCCACGCTCGCCTGGGCACTGCTGCCCATCGACGACGCGAACATCAGCCGCTCGTACGGCATCGGTATCGGTGCCGCGCTGATCGGCATGGTCCTGGCGCTTGTCCAGTCCTTCAAGCGCAAGGCCTCGCCCGCGCTGATCCTGACGTACGCCGCCTTCGAGGGCGTCTTCCTCGGCGTCCTGTCGAACATCGTCGACAACCGCATCGCCGACGGTGCGGCCATGCAGGCCGTGATCGGCACCATGGCGGTCTTCGCCGGTGTACTGGTGGCGTACAAGGCGGGCTGGATCCGCGTCAACCGCCGGTTCTACGGATTCGTCATGGCGGCCGCGCTCGGCTTCGTCCTGCTGATGATGGTGAACCTGCTGTTCGCGGTCTTCGGCGGCGGTGACGGCCTCGGCTTCCGCAGCGGCCCGCTCGGCATCGTCTTCGGTGTCATCGGCATCCTGCTGGGTGCCTGCTTCCTCGCCCTGGACTTCAAGCAGGTCGAGGACGGCATCGCGTACGGCGCGCCGCGCGAGGAGGCGTGGCTGGCGGCCTTCGGCCTGACGCTGACGCTGGTGTGGATCTACATGGAGTTCCTGAGGATCATCGCGATCCTCAACAGCAGCGACTAG
- a CDS encoding cystathionine beta-synthase, with product MQFHDSMISLVGNTPLVRLNSVTKGIRATVLAKVEYFNPGGSVKDRIALRMIEAAEESGALKPGGTIVEPTSGNTGVGLAIVAQQKGYKCIFVCPDKVSTDKINVLRAYGAEVVVCPTAVDPEHPDSYYNVSDRLVRETPGAWKPDQYSNPHNPLSHYHSTGPELWEQTEGRITHFVTGVGTGGTISGTGRYLKEASDGRVRVVGADPEGSVYSGGSGRPYLVEGVGEDFWPTAYDRTVADEIVAVSDKDSFQMTRRLAKEEGLLVGGSCGMAVVAALRVAERLGEEDVVVVLLPDSGRGYLSKIFNDEWMADYGFLEDEGPSARVGDVLNDKEHGAIPSLVHMHPDETVGQAIEVLREYGVSQMPIVKPGAGHPDVMAAEVVGSVVERELLNALFAQRASLEDPLEKHMSPPLPQVGSGEPVADLMSVLGAADAAIVLVEGKPTGVISRQDLLAFLAKGAK from the coding sequence GTGCAATTCCACGACTCGATGATCAGCCTCGTCGGCAACACCCCGCTCGTGAGGCTCAACAGCGTGACCAAGGGCATTCGGGCGACCGTCCTGGCCAAGGTGGAGTACTTCAACCCCGGCGGTTCCGTGAAGGACCGCATCGCCCTGCGGATGATCGAGGCCGCGGAGGAGAGCGGCGCGCTCAAGCCCGGGGGCACGATCGTCGAGCCGACCAGCGGGAACACCGGCGTCGGGCTCGCCATCGTGGCGCAGCAGAAGGGGTACAAGTGCATCTTCGTGTGCCCCGACAAGGTGAGCACCGACAAGATCAACGTGCTGCGGGCGTACGGGGCGGAGGTGGTCGTGTGCCCGACCGCCGTGGACCCGGAGCACCCCGACTCCTACTACAACGTCTCCGACCGGCTGGTCCGGGAGACGCCCGGCGCGTGGAAGCCCGACCAGTACTCCAACCCCCACAACCCGCTCTCCCACTACCACTCGACCGGTCCCGAGCTGTGGGAGCAGACCGAGGGGCGGATCACCCACTTCGTGACGGGTGTGGGCACCGGCGGGACCATCTCCGGGACCGGGCGGTATCTGAAGGAAGCCAGCGACGGCCGGGTGCGGGTCGTCGGCGCGGACCCCGAGGGCTCGGTGTACTCGGGCGGCTCCGGGCGGCCGTACCTCGTCGAGGGTGTCGGTGAGGACTTCTGGCCCACCGCCTACGACCGGACCGTCGCCGACGAGATCGTGGCGGTGTCCGACAAGGACTCCTTCCAGATGACCCGGCGGCTGGCCAAGGAGGAGGGGCTGCTGGTGGGCGGCTCCTGCGGGATGGCCGTGGTGGCCGCGCTGCGGGTCGCCGAGCGGCTCGGCGAGGAGGATGTCGTGGTCGTCCTGCTCCCCGACAGCGGCCGCGGCTACCTCAGCAAGATCTTCAACGACGAGTGGATGGCCGACTACGGCTTCCTGGAGGACGAGGGCCCCAGCGCCCGCGTCGGTGACGTGCTGAACGACAAGGAGCACGGGGCCATCCCGTCCCTCGTCCACATGCACCCCGACGAGACCGTCGGCCAGGCCATCGAGGTGCTGCGCGAGTACGGCGTCTCGCAGATGCCGATCGTCAAGCCCGGCGCCGGTCACCCGGACGTCATGGCGGCGGAGGTCGTCGGGTCGGTGGTGGAACGGGAGCTGCTCAACGCGCTGTTCGCCCAGCGGGCCTCGCTGGAGGACCCGCTGGAGAAGCACATGTCGCCGCCGCTGCCGCAGGTCGGCTCCGGCGAGCCGGTCGCGGACCTGATGTCCGTGCTCGGCGCGGCGGACGCGGCGATCGTCCTCGTCGAGGGCAAGCCGACCGGTGTGATCAGTCGGCAGGACCTGCTGGCCTTCCTCGCCAAGGGCGCGAAGTAG